A region of Fibrobacter succinogenes subsp. succinogenes S85 DNA encodes the following proteins:
- the serS gene encoding serine--tRNA ligase, which yields MLDIKKIRENPEYYIAETEKKYTTVSLRDVLAVDNERRPLLTEVERLKSERNAQSKRIGELKKKGENADEAQAATRELGNKIDELDKKLKELDYKQTEMLMHVPNIAPRSPEGKDSSDNVVEKDGPIPFDYYTKNDDFARVDHKTLGERLGIFDFERGAKISGSGFPVYRGLGSRLERALIQFFLDEHQKAGFEEFTPPYLVTRNTMRGTGQLPKFEEDMYRCDKDDDLFLIPTAEVPLTNLYSGEVIPESELPKRICAYSACFRREAGSYGKDTRGLLRLHQFNKVEMVYFAHPEHSYEDHEELTRFGEKLLEKLGLPYHRLALCKGDLGFGAAKCYDLEVYAPVEKKWLEVSSCSNFEDYQARRANIKTKVGGKNVYLHTLNGSGLATPRVMVGICDNYQQKDGSLKIPEVLRPYMGGLEFITPKK from the coding sequence ATGCTTGATATTAAAAAGATCCGCGAAAATCCGGAATATTATATTGCTGAAACCGAAAAGAAATATACGACCGTAAGCCTTCGTGACGTGCTCGCCGTTGATAACGAACGCCGCCCGCTCCTCACCGAAGTCGAACGCCTCAAGAGCGAACGTAACGCCCAGTCCAAGCGCATTGGCGAACTCAAGAAGAAGGGCGAAAACGCTGACGAAGCCCAGGCCGCAACACGCGAACTCGGCAACAAGATTGATGAACTCGACAAGAAGCTCAAGGAACTTGACTACAAGCAGACCGAAATGCTCATGCACGTTCCGAACATCGCTCCGCGTTCTCCGGAAGGCAAGGACTCCAGCGATAACGTTGTCGAAAAAGACGGTCCGATCCCGTTTGACTACTACACCAAGAACGATGACTTCGCCCGCGTTGACCACAAGACTCTCGGCGAACGCCTTGGCATTTTTGACTTTGAACGTGGCGCCAAGATTTCTGGTTCCGGATTCCCGGTTTACCGCGGTCTCGGCTCTCGCCTCGAACGCGCCCTCATCCAGTTCTTCCTCGACGAACACCAGAAGGCTGGCTTCGAAGAATTCACTCCGCCGTACCTCGTTACCCGCAACACCATGCGCGGCACGGGTCAGCTCCCGAAGTTCGAAGAAGACATGTACCGCTGCGACAAGGATGACGACCTGTTCCTCATTCCGACTGCAGAAGTCCCGCTCACCAACCTCTACTCTGGCGAAGTGATTCCGGAATCTGAACTCCCGAAGCGCATCTGCGCCTACTCTGCATGCTTCCGCCGCGAAGCTGGTAGCTATGGCAAGGACACCCGCGGTCTCCTCCGCTTGCACCAGTTCAACAAGGTTGAAATGGTCTACTTTGCTCATCCGGAACACAGCTACGAAGACCACGAAGAACTCACCCGCTTCGGTGAAAAGCTCCTCGAAAAGCTCGGCCTCCCGTACCACCGCCTCGCACTCTGCAAGGGCGACCTCGGTTTCGGTGCAGCCAAGTGCTACGACCTCGAAGTCTACGCTCCGGTCGAAAAGAAGTGGCTCGAAGTCAGCTCCTGCTCGAACTTCGAAGACTACCAGGCACGCCGCGCCAACATCAAGACGAAGGTAGGCGGCAAGAACGTCTACCTCCACACGCTTAACGGTTCTGGCCTTGCCACT
- a CDS encoding carbohydrate binding domain-containing protein produces MKFPLLLLVAASFSFAQWGGGGGKSLNDYKKESVSGRDIHVYAPSNLAPKSPLLISCHGMDQDPNYQQSNTHWEAVADTAGFVVVYPRGGTGMSTWDISGDKDTKWVVQIIEQMVKEYDIDQKRVYLSGFSMGGMFTYHAMSKIADKIAAFAPTSGTNVMGASKAMRPVPIIHPHGTSDDVLNYSQVEGFIKNYRDQFHCPSQAEVQNNYPNSENRATMYTWGPCDEGVYIKHLKLEGRGHSPSKADVSDIWNFVKQYSLDGASITPSIEVPTNRDSVFNGSFSDSLKLAGWTLQQHSGEGSLKLTEGKAEINVTKTGTNAYDVQMIQNGVHYEKGQSYKVTFDAYASVARTLEVNIEKDTDPWTSYLGEAKTFDLGTEKKNFEILFTMNEATDENGRVSFNAGLATGSVFIDNVVLSKVEGTLGLAKNVRVLAGERTLSVYDMNGSFVCNLKGVRVNDVQSKLNSMKLEKGLYVVKNGSFSRIYSVK; encoded by the coding sequence ATGAAATTTCCTTTACTGCTTTTAGTAGCCGCATCGTTCTCTTTTGCCCAGTGGGGCGGCGGTGGCGGAAAATCGCTAAACGACTATAAAAAAGAATCGGTGTCGGGTAGAGATATCCACGTGTATGCGCCGAGCAATCTAGCGCCCAAGAGCCCTTTGCTCATTTCGTGCCATGGCATGGACCAAGACCCCAATTACCAGCAGTCCAATACGCATTGGGAAGCGGTTGCCGATACGGCGGGATTTGTCGTCGTGTATCCTAGAGGTGGGACAGGGATGAGTACCTGGGATATCAGCGGTGACAAGGATACAAAATGGGTGGTGCAAATTATTGAACAGATGGTCAAGGAATATGACATTGACCAAAAGCGTGTTTACCTTTCGGGATTCTCAATGGGGGGCATGTTCACTTACCATGCTATGAGCAAGATTGCAGATAAAATAGCGGCGTTTGCGCCAACATCTGGTACAAATGTGATGGGTGCGTCAAAGGCGATGCGTCCTGTGCCTATCATTCACCCGCATGGAACAAGTGACGATGTCTTGAATTACAGCCAGGTTGAAGGCTTTATCAAGAATTACCGTGATCAGTTCCATTGCCCGTCTCAGGCCGAAGTTCAAAATAATTATCCCAATAGTGAAAACAGGGCGACGATGTATACTTGGGGCCCTTGCGATGAAGGCGTTTATATTAAACACCTTAAGCTTGAAGGCCGTGGCCATAGCCCTTCCAAGGCCGATGTTTCTGACATCTGGAATTTCGTGAAACAGTATTCTTTGGATGGTGCCTCGATTACGCCGTCGATTGAAGTTCCGACGAACAGGGATTCCGTGTTTAACGGCTCTTTCTCGGATTCGCTTAAGCTTGCAGGCTGGACTTTGCAGCAACATAGCGGCGAAGGATCCTTGAAGTTGACTGAAGGCAAGGCCGAAATCAACGTGACCAAGACGGGTACGAATGCTTATGATGTACAAATGATTCAGAATGGCGTCCACTACGAAAAAGGTCAAAGCTACAAGGTGACTTTTGATGCCTATGCATCTGTGGCGAGAACGCTTGAAGTGAATATCGAAAAGGATACGGACCCATGGACGAGTTACCTGGGCGAGGCAAAAACTTTTGACTTAGGGACTGAGAAAAAGAACTTTGAAATTCTGTTCACCATGAATGAAGCTACGGATGAAAATGGACGCGTTTCTTTCAATGCGGGCCTTGCTACGGGTAGCGTGTTCATTGACAATGTGGTGTTGAGCAAAGTTGAAGGTACGCTTGGTCTTGCGAAGAATGTGCGCGTGCTTGCTGGCGAAAGAACGCTTAGCGTGTACGATATGAATGGCTCTTTTGTATGTAATCTTAAGGGCGTGCGCGTGAATGACGTCCAGTCGAAATTGAATTCAATGAAGCTGGAAAAAGGCTTGTATGTTGTGAAAAACGGCTCCTTCAGCAGAATTTATTCTGTGAAGTAG
- a CDS encoding MiaB/RimO family radical SAM methylthiotransferase produces the protein MIVVLSQGCAANFGDGEKIARILSQKSEVTFEFPEAKPAHSTNAENSTSAANLENAENSTSAENAADFRTEKPEAFYLNVCTVKGNAGAMKLLRKAASTFPGVPIYITGCAPKDFREEALRTVPHVQFTSLKELDASAILPTQSAQSPSSQINARTPDSNKASRNVLRESPFVGIVNIEEGCLDACAFCSTHLVKGRLHSFAPQTIVDQVQALVDDGCLEIQLTGQDCACYGFDIGTNLAELTQRILTHVNGNYRIRLGMGNPRHVLSYQEALLNCFTDDRIYKFIHIPVQSGSENVLKAMNRRHTARDYATLAHAFTERFRKFTLSTDLIVGYPGETAADFNDTLTLLKETRPTVCNITRFVTRPGTVAARLETASNQAVSDDIKHERSAILAEAFQQIALENNREWIGDECTVVTEKPGYRAGTTIARNEAYRPVALQGTFPAGKTLRVRITEAEPFALLAEPLA, from the coding sequence ATGATAGTCGTTTTAAGCCAGGGCTGTGCCGCAAATTTCGGTGACGGTGAAAAGATTGCGCGCATTCTCTCGCAAAAATCCGAAGTCACGTTCGAGTTTCCGGAAGCGAAGCCGGCGCATTCCACAAACGCCGAAAATTCCACAAGCGCCGCGAATCTTGAAAATGCCGAGAATTCCACAAGCGCCGAGAATGCCGCGGACTTCCGCACTGAAAAGCCCGAAGCGTTCTACCTGAACGTTTGCACGGTCAAGGGCAACGCGGGCGCCATGAAACTCCTGCGCAAAGCAGCGAGCACATTTCCGGGCGTTCCCATATATATCACGGGTTGCGCCCCCAAGGACTTCCGCGAAGAAGCTCTCCGCACCGTTCCACACGTTCAATTCACAAGCCTGAAAGAACTTGATGCCTCGGCAATATTACCAACCCAGTCCGCGCAATCCCCCTCAAGCCAGATAAACGCGCGCACTCCCGACAGCAATAAAGCCTCTCGCAATGTCCTTCGCGAATCCCCGTTCGTCGGCATCGTGAACATCGAAGAAGGCTGTCTCGACGCTTGCGCCTTTTGCAGCACACATCTCGTCAAAGGCCGCCTCCACAGCTTTGCACCCCAAACCATCGTGGATCAAGTCCAAGCGCTCGTCGATGACGGTTGCCTAGAAATCCAGCTCACCGGCCAAGATTGCGCCTGTTACGGTTTTGACATCGGCACGAATCTCGCCGAACTCACGCAAAGAATCCTCACGCACGTGAACGGCAATTACCGCATCCGCCTCGGCATGGGCAATCCGCGCCATGTCCTCAGCTATCAAGAAGCGCTTTTGAATTGCTTCACGGATGATCGCATTTACAAGTTCATCCACATTCCCGTCCAAAGCGGCAGCGAAAACGTGCTCAAGGCGATGAACCGCCGCCACACAGCACGCGACTACGCAACCCTCGCCCACGCCTTTACCGAGCGATTCCGCAAATTCACGCTCAGCACCGACCTTATCGTCGGCTATCCCGGCGAAACCGCCGCAGATTTCAACGACACGTTAACGCTCTTGAAAGAAACTCGACCGACCGTCTGCAACATCACGCGTTTTGTCACACGCCCAGGCACCGTCGCCGCGCGTCTCGAAACAGCATCCAACCAAGCGGTCTCCGACGATATTAAGCACGAACGTTCCGCGATTCTCGCCGAAGCGTTCCAGCAAATCGCTCTCGAGAACAACCGCGAATGGATTGGCGACGAATGCACCGTCGTCACCGAAAAGCCCGGCTACCGCGCCGGAACCACAATCGCCCGCAACGAGGCCTACCGCCCCGTCGCATTACAAGGCACCTTCCCAGCCGGGAAAACGCTCCGCGTCCGCATCACAGAGGCGGAACCCTTCGCACTGCTCGCAGAACCTCTCGCCTAA